Proteins from a single region of Punica granatum isolate Tunisia-2019 chromosome 8, ASM765513v2, whole genome shotgun sequence:
- the LOC116188816 gene encoding receptor-like protein 52, with translation MKDKARSASQYMWVNNTRATYQDSITVVMKGYTIELVRILSVFTTIDLSRNFFGGDLKLLKGLNLSHNNLTGKIPSSVGNLTNLEWLDLSSNKLNGEIPRGLADLTMLSWLNLSNNHLEGLIPQGRQFDTFNHPFDGNPRLCGYPLPKA, from the coding sequence ATGAAGGATAAAGCAAGAAGTGCTTCACAATACATGTGGGTAAATAATACTCGGGCAACTTATCAAGATTCCATTACGGTGGTCATGAAAGGATATACCATTGAGTTGGTGAGAATTTTGTCAGTGTTTACGACCATCGACTTGTCAAGGAACTTCTTCGGAGGAGATTTGAAGCTACTCAAGGGACTCAACCTTTCTCACAACAATTTGACCGGCAAAATCCCTTCTTCTGTGGGGAACCTGACGAATCTTGAGTGGCTGGACCTCTCCTCGAACAAGCTCAACGGGGAGATCCCTAGAGGATTAGCGGATCTTACAATGCTCTCCTGGTTGAATCTCTCAAATAATCACCTCGAGGGACTGATTCCTCAAGGCAGGCAATTCGACACATTCAACCACCCCTTTGACGGGAATCCTAGATTGTGTGGGTATCCCTTGCCAAAAGCTTGA
- the LOC116187266 gene encoding receptor-like protein Cf-9 — protein sequence MRRDVWVFLFLSVLLFLISSHSIIIAVVVTSNTSSPYSSQRPSPASECDALLQFSQSFTISRDASADYCDYPTNTSYPKTASWKNGTNCCSWDGVTCHMSKDYVIGLDLSCSRLRGALHSNSTLFSLRNLQRLNLAGNNFTGSPISSRFGILTGLAHLNLSGSSFSGIILLEMIIHHHSNLISLDLSVSLIPFYLSDSQYLTIEEDRSFRRFISNLTQLRELALDGVDMSRISPSSLTNLSSTLTSLTLDVCLLQGTFPINIFRLPNLRILSLSDNSNLTGALPQTNWSSSPLVLLSLSFTKFHGPIPDSVGNLTSLEYLHLKGSEFTGSVPPTLGNLDRLSSLALGGLNLSGTVDFDMFARLKNLEDLYLSGNLNVMLPNNGNCSFPRLKELILQGVNLTEFPYFLSSSEELELLDLVGNKISGPIPEWFGRVWSNTLAYLDLSSNNFTGEIPSSICQLSSLRDLELLDNRLGTIPRCFGKLSNLSYLSISSNNFTGEIPSSICQLSSLRDLDLSDNRLNGTIPRCFGKLSNLSVLSISSNNFTGEIPSSICQLSSLRSLYLSDNRLKGTIPRCLGNLSNLLFVSLF from the coding sequence ATGAGGAGAGATGTTTGggtcttcctcttcctcagcGTCCTATTGTTCTTAATCTCAAGCCATTCGATAATAATAGCCGTCGTTGTTACCAGCAATACATCATCCCCTTATTCGTCCCAACGCCCAAGCCCTGCCAGTGAGTGCGATGCCCTGCTCCAATTCAGTCAATCATTTACCATCTCGAGGGATGCCTCTGCAGATTACTGCGATTATCCGACCAACACTTCATATCCGAAGACAGCCTCATGGAAGAACGGCACCAATTGCTGCTCATGGGATGGGGTCACATGCCACATGTCAAAAGATTACGTGATCGGCCTCGATCTCAGTTGCAGTAGGCTTCGGGGAGCCCTCCATTCCAACAGCACTCTCTTTTCGCTCCGGAATCTTCAGCGGCTGAATCTCGCTGGTAACAATTTCACTGGCTCACCAATTTCATCGAGGTTTGGTATACTTACAGGATTGGCACATCTCAATCTCTCTGGTTCTTCCTTCTCGGGGATCATTCTTCTGGAGATGATAATTCATCACCATTCCAACCTGATTTCACTCGATCTCTCTGTCAGTCTGATTCCATTCTATCTCTCTGACAGTCAATATTTGACAATAGAAGAGGATCGTAGTTTCAGAAGGTTTATTAGTAATCTCACTCAGCTGAGAGAACTTGCTCTTGATGGTGTAGACATGTCTAGAATTTCTCCTTCTTCCCTCACGAACCTCTCTTCCACTCTAACATCTTTGACACTTGATGTGTGCCTTCTGCAAGGGACATTCCCAATTAACATCTTTCGTCTCCCAAACCTCcgcattctctctctttctgatAATTCTAATCTCACGGGTGCTCTCCCCCAAACAAATTGGAGTAGTAGTCCACTCGTCCTCTTGAGTCTATCATTTACAAAGTTCCACGGACCAATTCCTGATTCAGTGGGGAATCTCACATCCTTGGAATATTTGCACCTCAAAGGGAGCGAATTTACTGGATCGGTACCACCAACACTTGGAAACCTTGACCGCCTCTCTTCCTTGGCCCTCGGTGGTCTCAACCTTAGTGGTACCGTTGATTTTGATATGTTTGCAAGGCTAAAGAATCTTGAGGACCTTTATCTTTCGGGGAACCTTAACGTAATGCTTCCAAACAATGGGAACTGTTCCTTCCCGAGGCTCAAAGAGTTGATACTGCAGGGCGTCAACTTGACCGAGTTCCCATATTTTTTGAGTTCTTCAGAAGAGCTGGAATTGCTGGACCTTGTTGGAAACAAGATCAGTGGTCCAATTCCTGAATGGTTTGGGAGAGTGTGGAGCAACACGCTGGCATACTTGGATCTCTCTTCTAATAATTTCACTGGAGAGATCCCATCCTCAATCTGCCAACTGAGTTCACTCAGAGATCTAGAACTCTTAGATAATCGACTGGGCACCATCCCGAGATGCTTTGGAAAATTAAGCAATCTCTCTTATTTGTCTATCTCTTCTAATAATTTCACCGGAGAGATCCCATCCTCAATCTGCCAACTGAGTTCACTAAGAGATCTAGACCTCTCAGATAACCGACTCAACGGCACCATCCCGAGATGCTTTGGAAAATTAAGCAATCTCTCTGTTTTGTCTATCTCTTCTAATAATTTCACCGGAGAGATCCCATCCTCAATCTGCCAACTGAGTTCACTAAGAAGTCTATATCTCTCAGATAATCGACTGAAAGGCACCATCCCGAGATGCTTGGGAAATTTAAGCAATCTTCTATTTGTCTctcttttctaa